From Nicotiana tabacum cultivar K326 chromosome 20, ASM71507v2, whole genome shotgun sequence, one genomic window encodes:
- the LOC107830819 gene encoding uncharacterized protein LOC107830819 isoform X2 translates to MFQDKLIFQMISETITTCNVYLGLDVVRTDGTLVFYENEANQAKLWDTLAVYAWMDKDIGYVQGMSDICSPMVILLESEADAFWCFERAMRRLRENFKCTTSSMGVQTQLSTLAQIVKTVDPKLHHHLENQ, encoded by the exons ATGTTTCAGGATAAATTGATTTTCCAAATGATATCTGAAACTATCACAACTTGCAATGTTTATTTAGGTCTGGATGTTGTTCGAACGGATGGTACTCTTGTATTTTACGAGAATGAAGCTAATCAGGCAAAACTTTGGGATACACTTGCTGTCTATGCCTGGATGGATAAAGATATCGGCTATGTTCAAG GAATGAGTGATATTTGCTCTCCAATGGTTATTCTGCTTGAGAGTGAAGCAGATGCATTCTGGTGCTTTGAGCGTGCAATGCGTCGATTG CGAGAAAATTTCAAGTGCACCACAAGTTCTATGGGAGTGCAAACTCAGCTCAGTACACTCGCACAAATTGTTAAAACTGTCGATCCAAAGCTTCATCACCACCTTG AAAACCAATAA
- the LOC107830819 gene encoding rab GTPase-activating protein 22-like isoform X3 gives MDKDIGYVQGMSDICSPMVILLESEADAFWCFERAMRRLRENFKCTTSSMGVQTQLSTLAQIVKTVDPKLHHHLVVCRKPIMSVEHKY, from the exons ATGGATAAAGATATCGGCTATGTTCAAG GAATGAGTGATATTTGCTCTCCAATGGTTATTCTGCTTGAGAGTGAAGCAGATGCATTCTGGTGCTTTGAGCGTGCAATGCGTCGATTG CGAGAAAATTTCAAGTGCACCACAAGTTCTATGGGAGTGCAAACTCAGCTCAGTACACTCGCACAAATTGTTAAAACTGTCGATCCAAAGCTTCATCACCACCTTG TTGTTTGCAGAAAACCAATAATGTCAGTGGAGCACAAATATTGA
- the LOC142174637 gene encoding uncharacterized protein LOC142174637, with the protein MSKIPIMLKSNGNWDNYDRFRDFEVDAIVVDDNASYGILISTIAEQLSIDTSDKIVEIKYIVNENCPPLEIKNDMGVRVYMETKKENKNLGSYPLCITVRDFNMELAIINESTSAGSSGSLKLLEIPSSPAIEEYQSEIITESTQTYIEEGQVYQDKKTVVAAMRNYSVMHKFQFRVKRSSHRSCKWHFKATSINDSAMFKIRSFSRQHTCCLMDETFIQRKRTAAVVGSMVVPKYCDPKTVYTPKDIQTDMLSEHGLNLSYMQAWRAKEKALQFLRGNPPIVVVDGTFLKSAYRGIMLTASTMDAAGTILPLAYAVVDSENDASWKWFFEQFKEAYGERPSMCVVSDRHDTRSYTLDEFNERMLKIEEIDPRVKSYLYDIGYHRWLRVHATVNRTFTMTSNIVESLNAVTKEARELPIFDLFEYMRTLLERWAKEKLSKAKGTFTYLGHKYNKELKDNSTLSQKLRVRASTDHINTVLDGAKRYIVCLENKKCSCGQFQLDELPCAHALAALRHRNETYENYCSPYYTRKSLLLTYEMPVNPLPDEGKWDVPQHILDEVVKPPAGDKRQSGRPHKERYKIFDEIKSKKYKVACGNCGGA; encoded by the exons ATGTCAAAAATCCCAATAATGCTGAAATCGAATGGTAATTGGGATAACTATGATAGATTTAGAGATTTTGAAGTTGATGCCATTGTGGTTGATGATAATGCAAGCTACGGAATTCTCATTTCTACAATTGCAGAACAATTATCGATTGATACATCTGATAAAATTgtagaaatcaaatacattgtgaACGAGAATTGTCCTCCATTGGAGATTAAGAATGATATGGGGGTTCGTGTGTACATGGAAACGAAAAAGGAGAATAAAAACTTAGGTTCGTATCCTTTATGTATAACCGTAAgagatttcaatatggaattggCAATCATCAATGAAAGCACCAGTGCAG GTTCTTCTGGATCCCTAAAGTTACTAGAAATTCCATCCTCACCAGCTATAGAGGAAtatcaaagtgaaataataactgaaTCTACGCAAACATATATTGAAGAAGGACAAGTTTATCAGGACAAGAAAACAGTAGTTGCTGCAATGAGGAATTATTCAGTCATGCACAAGTTCCAGTTCAGAGTAAAAAGATCAAGTCATAGAAG CTGTAAATGGCATTTCAAGGCAACATCAATTAATGATTCGGCAATGTTCAAGATAAGAAGTTTCAGCCGACAACACACATGCTGCCTAATGGACGAAACATTCATACAACGCAAACGTACTGCAGCAGTAGTTGGTAGCATGGTCGTTCCAAAGTATTGTGATCCTAAGACTGTTTACACACCAAAGGACATACAAACTGACATGTTATCCGAACATGGACTGAACCTAAGCTACATGCAAGcatggagagcaaaggaaaaagCTTTACAGTTTTTGAGAGGGAATCC GCCGATAGTAGTGGTTGATGGGACATTCTTAAAGTCAGCCTATAGGGGGATTATGCTGACAGCAAGCACCATGGATGCAGCAg GTACTATTTTACCCTTGGCATATGCTGTCGTTGATTCTGAAAACGATGCGTCTTGGAAgtggttctttgagcaattcaaggaGGCATATGGTGAAAGACCTTCAATGTGTGTTGTTTCAGATAGGCATGACA CACGGTCATACACTCTGGATGAATTTAACGAAAGGATGTTGAAGATTGAAGAGATAGACCCGCGTGTAAAGTCTTACCTATATGATATTGGCTATCATAGATGGTTAAGAGTACATGCAACGGTGAATAGAACTTTTACTATGACGTCAAACATTGTCGAGTCGTTGAATGCTGTAACAAAAGAGGCAAGAGAGCTGCCAATATTTGATTTATTTGAGTATATGAGGACTCTTCTTGAACGTTGGGCAAAAGAAAAGTTATCGAAGGCAAAGGGTACTTTCACATACCTTGGTCACAAATACAACAAAGAATTGAAAGACAACAGTACATTATCTCAGAAACTAAGG gtgagggcttcaacaGATCATATAAATACTGTGTTAGATGGTGCGAAACGGTACATTGTGTGTCTAGAAAACAAGAAATGTAGCTGTGGACAATTCCAACTTGATGAACTTCCCTGTGCGCATGCTTTGGCAGCATTAAGGCATAGGAATGAAACATACGAAAACTATTGCTCTCCGTATTACACAAGGAAGAGCCTTCTGCTTACCTATGAAATGCCAGTAAATCCTCTACCTGATGAAGGCAAATGGGATGTGCCACAACATATTTTGGATGAGGTAGTAAAGCCACCGGCGGGAGATAAAAGGCAGTCAGGGAGACCTCACAAGGAAAGATATAAAATATTTGATGAAATAAAGTCAAAGAAGTACAAGGTGGCATGTGGCAATTGTGGAGGGGCATAA
- the LOC107830819 gene encoding uncharacterized protein LOC107830819 isoform X1, with the protein MFQDKLIFQMISETITTCNVYLGLDVVRTDGTLVFYENEANQAKLWDTLAVYAWMDKDIGYVQGMSDICSPMVILLESEADAFWCFERAMRRLRENFKCTTSSMGVQTQLSTLAQIVKTVDPKLHHHLVVCRKPIMSVEHKY; encoded by the exons ATGTTTCAGGATAAATTGATTTTCCAAATGATATCTGAAACTATCACAACTTGCAATGTTTATTTAGGTCTGGATGTTGTTCGAACGGATGGTACTCTTGTATTTTACGAGAATGAAGCTAATCAGGCAAAACTTTGGGATACACTTGCTGTCTATGCCTGGATGGATAAAGATATCGGCTATGTTCAAG GAATGAGTGATATTTGCTCTCCAATGGTTATTCTGCTTGAGAGTGAAGCAGATGCATTCTGGTGCTTTGAGCGTGCAATGCGTCGATTG CGAGAAAATTTCAAGTGCACCACAAGTTCTATGGGAGTGCAAACTCAGCTCAGTACACTCGCACAAATTGTTAAAACTGTCGATCCAAAGCTTCATCACCACCTTG TTGTTTGCAGAAAACCAATAATGTCAGTGGAGCACAAATATTGA